In the genome of Phycisphaerae bacterium RAS1, one region contains:
- the dgdA gene encoding 2,2-dialkylglycine decarboxylase — MNDKPAAPARVPLPVSPHKPAPYAGPSREEILALRREYLNPGIFHYYQEPICIVEGKMQYVWDEKGRQYLDAIAGIVTVSVGHCHPKITQRMQEQVGRLVHTTTIYLHPGIALLGRELAKRMPPGARLTSSYFTNSGSEANELAILMARLHTGRYEVLALRNCYHGGSQATMGLTAVGTWKYPIAPPAGVKHVPAPYCYRCPFGLTYPSCELKCAKSVEDSIRYETSGEVAAFIAEPIQGVGGAVTPPPEYFKIVYEIVRKYGGLCVADEVQTGFGRTGEHYWGHQNWGVVPDFVTMAKGIGNGAALGACTTRPEIAAQMKKRIHFNTFGGNPVSMAAGLATLEVIDEEKIQQRARELGAYLKSGLLELQARHALIGEVRGLGLMLGVELVKDRASKEPAGAETAAIVEKAKDRGLLLGKGGLYGNVIRLKPPMCLSRDDCDFIISCLDECLTA, encoded by the coding sequence ATGAATGACAAGCCCGCCGCGCCTGCGCGCGTACCGCTTCCTGTCAGCCCGCACAAGCCGGCGCCTTACGCCGGCCCGTCGCGCGAGGAGATTCTGGCGCTGCGGCGCGAGTACCTGAATCCGGGCATTTTCCACTACTACCAGGAGCCGATCTGCATTGTTGAGGGGAAGATGCAGTACGTGTGGGATGAGAAGGGGCGGCAATACCTGGATGCGATCGCAGGAATCGTCACCGTCTCCGTCGGGCACTGCCACCCCAAAATCACGCAGCGAATGCAGGAGCAGGTCGGCCGGCTGGTCCACACGACGACGATCTACCTGCATCCCGGCATCGCCCTGCTCGGCCGCGAACTGGCCAAGCGCATGCCGCCCGGCGCCAGGCTGACGTCCAGCTACTTCACCAACTCCGGCAGCGAGGCCAACGAGCTGGCGATTCTCATGGCGCGCCTGCATACGGGCCGCTACGAAGTGCTGGCGCTGCGAAACTGCTATCATGGCGGCTCGCAGGCGACGATGGGCCTGACCGCGGTCGGAACGTGGAAGTATCCCATCGCGCCGCCCGCCGGCGTGAAGCACGTCCCCGCGCCCTACTGTTATCGCTGCCCGTTCGGACTCACCTATCCGTCGTGCGAGCTCAAGTGCGCCAAAAGCGTCGAAGACTCGATCCGCTACGAAACCAGCGGTGAGGTGGCGGCGTTCATCGCCGAGCCGATTCAGGGCGTCGGCGGCGCGGTCACGCCGCCGCCGGAGTATTTCAAGATCGTCTACGAGATTGTCCGCAAGTACGGCGGGTTGTGCGTGGCGGACGAGGTGCAGACGGGCTTCGGCCGGACAGGGGAGCACTACTGGGGGCATCAGAACTGGGGCGTCGTCCCGGATTTTGTGACGATGGCCAAGGGCATCGGCAACGGGGCGGCGCTGGGTGCCTGCACGACGCGCCCCGAAATCGCGGCGCAGATGAAGAAGCGGATTCACTTCAACACCTTCGGCGGAAACCCGGTCTCGATGGCGGCGGGGTTGGCGACGCTGGAGGTCATCGACGAGGAGAAGATTCAGCAGCGCGCCCGGGAGCTGGGCGCCTATCTGAAAAGCGGGCTGCTCGAGTTGCAGGCGCGTCACGCGCTGATCGGCGAGGTCCGCGGTCTGGGGCTGATGCTGGGCGTCGAGCTGGTGAAAGACCGCGCGTCGAAAGAGCCGGCCGGCGCAGAGACCGCCGCGATCGTCGAAAAGGCGAAGGACCGCGGCCTGCTGCTGGGCAAGGGCGGGTTGTATGGAAACGTGATTCGCCTGAAGCCGCCGATGTGCCTGAGCCGGGACGATTGCGACTTCATCATCAGCTGCCTGGACGAGTGCCTGACGGCGTGA
- the aroF_3 gene encoding Phospho-2-dehydro-3-deoxyheptonate aldolase, whose amino-acid sequence MDAHLQDLRQRLDAIDARLVGDLAERESLIADIGRLKAAGPAALRDLQREEDLLTRLVERARAAGLDEHYVTRLFREILDHSLRRQQELLTSDGASAGGQVQTVAYLGAEGSYSHQAAGRYFGPRGGGVLYRGMASFADMAEALAGGDVEYAMLPIENTTAGSINETYDIFARGSLHIVGEEVQRVDHCLLTLEAVPLERIRRIYSHPKALDQCTRFLAEMKHCHVESCSDTAAAARKVRDDQDLSQAAIAGEEAARLYGLHIQRREIADQKENYTRFVVAARSPAAFDLRIACKTSLIFATRHEEGALLRCLQAFSANHLNLTKLESRPRPNTPWEYLFYVDFEGNVADAAVQKALQQLSAYTGFLKVLGSYPARTTRSVQPASPRPVPEAAVTPLVEILDDATDEAAAHPDVLKELHKKPYKLASRVTRARDSEFRIGPVTVGGATPVLIAGPCSVESREQVMACAKLIKELGGHLLRGGCFKPRTSPYAFQGMGYEGLALLEEAGRTHGLPIVTEVMHPADLQAVAERADVIQLGARNMQNFSLLKEVGRIDRPVILKRGMMASIDEWLAAAEYILAHGNQQVILCERGIRTFETATRNTLDLSAVPVVRELTHLPIIVDPSHACGTWRWVPSMTEAALAAGAQGVMVEIHPEPAKALSDGPQALDFEQFRKLMQRLHHRFPAP is encoded by the coding sequence ATGGATGCTCACCTGCAAGACTTGCGCCAACGGCTCGACGCGATCGACGCGCGGCTCGTGGGCGATCTGGCTGAACGCGAAAGCCTCATCGCGGACATCGGGCGGCTGAAGGCCGCCGGCCCTGCGGCGCTGAGAGATTTGCAGCGGGAAGAGGATCTGCTGACGCGGCTGGTCGAACGGGCGCGGGCCGCCGGGCTGGACGAGCACTACGTCACGCGGCTGTTCCGCGAGATTCTCGATCATTCGCTCCGCCGGCAGCAGGAGCTGCTGACGAGCGACGGGGCGTCGGCAGGGGGGCAAGTCCAGACCGTCGCCTACCTTGGGGCGGAAGGTTCTTACAGCCATCAGGCGGCCGGGCGTTACTTCGGTCCGCGCGGCGGCGGCGTGCTCTATCGCGGGATGGCGTCGTTCGCCGACATGGCGGAAGCCTTGGCTGGCGGCGACGTGGAGTACGCCATGCTGCCGATCGAGAACACCACCGCCGGCTCGATCAACGAGACGTATGACATCTTCGCGCGCGGCAGCCTGCATATCGTCGGCGAAGAAGTGCAGCGCGTTGATCACTGCCTGTTGACGCTCGAAGCAGTTCCACTGGAGCGCATCCGCCGCATCTATTCGCATCCCAAGGCGCTCGACCAATGCACGCGTTTTCTGGCCGAGATGAAACACTGCCACGTTGAATCATGCAGCGACACGGCGGCCGCAGCCCGCAAGGTGCGTGACGATCAGGACCTGTCGCAGGCCGCGATCGCGGGCGAAGAGGCCGCCCGGCTTTACGGTCTGCACATTCAACGACGCGAGATCGCCGACCAGAAGGAGAACTACACGCGCTTCGTGGTGGCGGCCCGCTCGCCGGCGGCGTTCGACCTGCGCATTGCGTGCAAGACGTCGCTGATCTTCGCGACGCGGCACGAGGAGGGGGCGCTCTTACGCTGTCTCCAGGCGTTCTCGGCCAACCACCTGAACCTGACCAAGCTCGAATCGCGCCCGCGGCCGAACACGCCATGGGAATATCTGTTCTACGTCGATTTCGAGGGCAACGTCGCCGACGCCGCCGTGCAGAAGGCGCTGCAGCAGCTTTCGGCGTATACGGGATTCCTGAAGGTGCTGGGCTCCTATCCGGCGCGGACGACGCGGAGCGTTCAGCCGGCTTCGCCGCGGCCGGTGCCGGAGGCGGCCGTGACGCCGCTGGTGGAGATTCTGGACGACGCCACCGACGAGGCGGCGGCGCATCCCGACGTGCTGAAGGAGCTGCACAAGAAGCCCTACAAGCTGGCCTCGCGCGTGACGCGGGCGCGGGATTCGGAGTTCCGCATCGGCCCGGTGACCGTGGGCGGCGCGACGCCCGTGCTGATCGCCGGTCCCTGCTCGGTGGAGTCGCGCGAGCAGGTGATGGCCTGCGCGAAGCTCATCAAGGAACTCGGCGGCCACCTGCTTCGCGGCGGCTGTTTCAAGCCGCGCACGTCGCCGTACGCGTTTCAGGGCATGGGGTACGAAGGGCTGGCGCTGCTGGAGGAGGCCGGGCGGACGCATGGACTGCCGATCGTGACGGAGGTGATGCATCCGGCTGACTTGCAGGCGGTCGCGGAGCGCGCGGACGTGATTCAGCTCGGCGCGCGGAACATGCAGAATTTCTCGCTGCTGAAGGAAGTCGGCCGCATCGACCGGCCCGTCATCCTGAAGCGCGGCATGATGGCGTCGATCGACGAATGGCTGGCAGCGGCCGAGTACATCCTGGCGCACGGCAATCAGCAGGTGATCCTCTGCGAGCGCGGCATCCGCACCTTCGAGACCGCCACGCGGAACACGCTGGATCTGTCGGCGGTTCCGGTGGTGCGCGAGCTGACGCATCTGCCGATTATCGTCGATCCGTCCCACGCCTGCGGCACGTGGCGCTGGGTGCCGTCGATGACGGAGGCGGCGCTGGCGGCTGGGGCGCAGGGCGTGATGGTCGAAATCCACCCCGAGCCGGCCAAGGCGCTTTCCGACGGGCCGCAGGCGCTGGATTTCGAGCAGTTCCGCAAGCTGATGCAGCGGCTCCATCACCGCTTTCCGGCCCCGTAA
- a CDS encoding Acyltransferase family protein, whose translation MSFAAVATPHAGAPRLVQLDRLRIAACFGIVWFHLGPDCGRLIGYAGLPVFLLAFFALNVVSLSHAPPVGGFVRRRAQRLLVPWLFWVAMYAGVRVARALTHGHPAGDVLRSLNPLYGTEIHLWYLPFAFMGAAALALAPAAMWRFAGARRVALGFGLSGAALLMGLGLNPIALPDPLGQYCFALPSVLLGAAIGSAHLLGRRDAPGARVCLAVVALLALAACVPLIAAGMRGTWIPYALATPLVCAAIALPGRPDRFTSRLADFNLGIYVMHPLVHVLVGRFIDLSGHLGLRVVLYYALSAAVCVVLRRLGVRAVV comes from the coding sequence GTGAGCTTCGCCGCCGTCGCGACGCCGCACGCGGGCGCGCCGCGCCTGGTGCAGCTTGACCGGCTGCGAATTGCGGCGTGTTTTGGGATTGTCTGGTTTCACCTCGGCCCCGACTGCGGGCGGCTGATCGGCTACGCGGGGTTGCCGGTATTCCTACTGGCGTTTTTCGCCCTGAACGTCGTGTCGCTCTCGCATGCGCCGCCGGTCGGCGGATTTGTGCGCCGGCGGGCGCAGCGGCTGCTGGTTCCGTGGCTGTTCTGGGTTGCGATGTACGCCGGCGTGCGTGTCGCGCGGGCGCTGACTCATGGGCATCCGGCCGGCGACGTCTTGCGAAGCCTCAATCCGCTCTACGGTACGGAGATTCATCTCTGGTATCTGCCGTTCGCGTTCATGGGGGCGGCGGCGCTTGCGCTTGCACCGGCGGCGATGTGGCGCTTCGCCGGCGCGCGGCGCGTCGCGCTTGGCTTCGGGCTTTCGGGAGCGGCGCTGCTGATGGGGCTGGGGCTGAACCCGATCGCGCTGCCGGATCCGCTCGGGCAGTACTGTTTCGCTTTGCCCAGCGTGCTGCTGGGCGCCGCGATCGGTTCGGCGCACCTGCTTGGGCGTCGCGATGCGCCCGGCGCGAGAGTGTGCCTGGCGGTCGTCGCGTTGCTGGCGCTGGCGGCCTGCGTGCCGCTCATCGCGGCGGGAATGCGCGGCACGTGGATTCCGTATGCGTTGGCGACGCCGCTGGTCTGCGCCGCGATCGCGTTGCCGGGCCGCCCGGACCGCTTCACTTCGCGGCTGGCTGATTTCAACCTGGGAATCTACGTCATGCACCCGCTGGTGCACGTGCTGGTGGGGCGGTTCATCGACCTGTCAGGGCACCTGGGGCTGCGCGTAGTGCTGTATTACGCTCTGAGCGCGGCGGTTTGCGTTGTACTGCGGCGATTGGGTGTGCGGGCCGTGGTTTAG